The genomic DNA gacttagtatctccaATAATGATTtagtatttcaaaataatgagaaactatctcaaaataatgacttagtatttcaaaataatgacttaatatctcTAATTAATGagaaactcaaaataatgacttatcttATGACTTATTAGTAtgttattattttgagatactaagtcattattttgggatagtttctcattattttgactttcagaatccttttttttcatcacattggcaGATATGGGATTCGATACACTTATGTATTtagttatattattaataaaataaattagcaGCTGCCTTTAATCCattcattattctttttttttttaactgtgtccCTAGAAAAAGGCTCTGCTCGCCCTGAAGAAGCAGAGTTCAACCAGCCAAACAAACCAGAGTGGACTGAAACGAAGTAAGTGTAATTCACTGAATAAATAAGCATATATGTGAGTAAACATCACTTAACTGACCACGAGCAAACCCAGTGTGGCTGCACGCTGTACACAagaatttaaaaagcaaatgaaaacacagtaatgcaagaaaatacaataattaagGTAAATCATTTATATACTATAGTCAAAATACATTAACCTTGCCTGCATCCATTGAAAGTAGAAAATACGGCCACCACTTAAACATGTAATGCATATTgaatagttataataataataagagaaaCAGAATCAAAAATCCTGTACActtaattattttacatttttttctcatcacaGCGTTGTCGGACCAGCCTGTCGTTGATACAGCGACGGCAACAGAGCAAGCAAAGATGCTGATCAAGTCGGGCGCCATCAGTGCCATCAAATCTGAGAACAAGAACTCGGGCTTCAAACGTTCTCGAATGCTGGAGATCAAACTCAAGGTGGGATGCAATTCAATAAACAGTATGAACGATTAATTAAAGATTGTTTGTGGTGGTGTGGAGAAGGGGACGTACAGTCATGTAGTCGACTGAAGTTTGCACATGCtgccatttttttaatatgtagaGCTTCAgcgattagtcgattaatcaattaattgtcaACTATTGAATGAATCACCAAACTTTTATGATATTTGAGTAACTGTTTTAAGATATTTTGTaatgaaaaacaatcaaacttctctgatttcagcttcttaaatgtgaatattttctggtttctttagtcctttaTTACAGTAAGCTGGACATCTTTGAGTTGCGAACTGTTGGACGGGACAAAACAAGAagatatttttcaccatttactggcattttttatcaaacagctaatcgattaatcataaaaatatttaacagattaattgataaaataatcgttagttgcagctcttctaatatgttttattttgggaTTTATCTGCACGGTATGTTCAAATATATTGTCTTTCTTTTGATAGCtcatgtattttctttcttttttctcttttcttttgctcttcCTGTGCCACAGGACCCCGAAAAAGGCCCCATTCCTGCTTTCTTACCATTCCAAAGGAGCGTCTCTACAGATGAGGAGCTacctgaggtaaaaaaaataggtGTAGTATTCTGTGTTGCACTTGAGCTGGCAACCAAAGATACAACTTATTATTGGCTGGATCTGAACAGCTGGGCCAGCCACATAAATGTTTAAGCCTGTGACTgcctgagtgatgaagttacatcATTTGTCAGCCGAATGCTATAATTTCTTGTATGTATAACATTTCATTCAGCACTCATCCAGCcatattctacatttttaccTCGTCTTATTTTAGTCTGATGTTATTAAATGAGTTTTTTGCTTCTTCTAGTCTGCAAAGAGAGCTCAAAGGAAATCTCTGTATGAGAGGTAATGTTTAAAAGCCATGATTAATGAGTAAAACACTGTTTAATGCACTGAATTAACGTGAATCTCTTGGTGTAACATCATTTCCCTCGTGTGCCCCCCGCAGCTTCGTCAGTTCACGTGACCGATACCGGGACGAGGACGACGGAGGCAGCATGTCGTCCGCCCGTGAGATGGACAGggaccgagagagagagagagaccgtgACCGTGACCTGGACAGAGAGcgcgagagagacagagaccgagagagagagagagagcgggacagagacagagaaagagacagagacagagacagagacagggagagagaaagatgcagggagagagagagggaaccGGAGCGcgaaagagaaagagaacaaagcagagagagggaACGAGACCGCAACATGGACCGGGAGAGAGAACGGGACCAACCTTTCAGACGTGAGTAACCATCTGTTGTTGATTAATTCACACAAAGTTCATATAAAATCCAGAAATAAGTTATAACAGTTtgtctcctttttgtttttattctcaggCTCAGATTCGTACCCGGAGCGGAGAGGAGTACGGAAGGGGAATACGGTGTACGTTTACGGTTCTGGGCTTGTGGAGGACAGCCTGCGTTACGCTTTCTCTCAGCACGGCACCATCATCGACCTCTCCATGGACAACCCACGCAAGTACGGAACAAGTGGATTAAACTGTGTGCACATACTGACACCATCTATTATAAACTGCACAATCCTTTCGTTTTAATATTTCTGATGCAGTTCTGATTTGTGCTTCCTGTTTCTCGTTCTAGTTGTGCGTTCATCACGTTTGAGAAGATGGAGTCTGCAGATCAGGCTGTCGCTGAGGTTCGTACCACTCTAGATACAATTTAATTTGGAGTAATGTAAATGAAATCTTCCAAaatacagcaacaacaaaagaaaggacAAAGAAATAAGAGTATACATGTAATTCAAAGTAGAACAGGCCATCAGTGAAACAGTCTCTCAGTATTCTTCCAGTGGCTGTGCAGGGATTTATAATTTTGTAAATAGGAAAGTATTGCATGATCTGAGTTTGTCCAGCATAATTTAATTAGATGGTAGATCTAATTAGGGGATTGTCGGTATTCGCAAAATAAGGGTGAGATGCTGACCAAAGACCTCTGTTGCATCCCGTCTCTTTCTAATGGCAGTAAAggcataaaaacaggaaaacaatgccccaaaatgtattttaatgtctaAGTGTAGTCTGAAATAAAAGCatggaacaaataaacaatttgaGATGAAAAAAGATATCATGGGATTGTTTTGCTTAACttattttaatcagatttttaaactTTGGTTTGTAAGTTTGGAAACTTATAGGAAAAgtttttgtctattttaaatGCTTAATTTACTTAATTACTGCAAAAGAGCTGTACATTGTAAAAACATATTACTTGATCCCTGGAAATTGATTTTGTATGGTTTTTTTACATCAAtcacaattacaaaaaaaaccccttttttttggtaatttaaacatttttttaaacctcttgCAGCTTACTATTTACCTTTGTTCCATGTGAGGTTATTCACTGggctttaaaatgattaaatttcaacaaaaacagaaatattaggGTGTTAACTTTTGAATGGTAGTGTGcgataaaagaaaaatctaaattgtcaattaaataaatcatttcttGATCGAAGTAGTattaattttactttatattgACTTATAAATGGAGGGTAGGGTTAGGTTGGAAGAGCACTTCAGTCTGCTGATACACTAGGAACTGCTTAGTTTAGCGATAGATTTAACTGATTTTAATGTTCATATATGTGATTGTTGAAGTGGGGGATTAGACCAGGACCCTGCAGTTGTGGGGATTCCCCCCTCTAAGGTAgacatgagccaaactaaaCTCTCCgtgctgtttttttgtctcacaGCTGAATGGAAGCATGGTGGGAGACATCAACATCAAAGTCAGCATCGCCAGGAAGCAGCCCATGCTGGACGCCGCCACCGGCAAATCTGTGTGGGCTTCTCTCGGTAAAAAACGCAGCGCTCTTACTGTTTGTTTAGACATCGATCagaccccccccctcccttgcCCCTCGTGTATCTGCTCAGCGAGGATTAACCTtcacctccacctctctctctttctttcacagcTGTGCAGAACAGCACGAAAGGCTCCTACAGGGACAAGAGGAACCAAGTCGTCTACAGCGAAGATTTGTTCGGAAATCCTTGAAAATAAAAACGGACTatttgggggggtttttttgttgttttttttggcataatagcttttcatgtttttttttctttcaatgacTTGTTAGCCAACAGCAGCAGAATGTGTTTCAGGGTTAAGGTTAAAAACTGTCTGTTGTCTTTTTGAATACTAGATGACTGTATTTTGGAAAAACACGACGGCTGGTATGTGATGCTGTATGTGGCAGCTTTGCTCATGAAACTAGACTCTTGTTTTGTGGAACTCAATAAATAGTATCCATACATTGCTACAAGTGAGTGAGAGTTTCATCAGTCAGAGTGGGGATTATTATCAGTATCGAGTGAGCAGAAGTACATAAACAAAGCCTCAATGATAGGGTTGACTTTTATTGATAAATTGTTACTGATTATGCATTAATTAATCTGGTAAATATCTATTATCCTGTTCAGTGGttcaattcccagctcctcTAGTCCATGTTGAAACCTCCTCGAGTAATATACTGAACCCTAAATTGCTTCTGATTGCTGCTATattggtgtgtgtctgttaatGATTAGATCCTCCTAATGAAGAGGTTTGCTTCGTGTATGAACGTGACTGAAATGGTGAATGTGGATTGTAAAAACCTCTTTGAGTGGATGAAAGACTAAAATAGCgctataagtacagtccatttaccatttactaaTATCCGCAGCCTTACGTCACAAGAAATAATGAGATTCTAAAAAAAGTTCTCCCTGATTTGACTCTTCCAGCAGGATTGATGATCATGAGTTTTTAATCTCGACTAAACACGAGATTTGAGCCACGATGTTAGAAATACTGAAATCATGGATCCACATTCCCTCAgtattgtaaataaatgtttgacttgacaccaaaaaaaaaaaaggtttaattcattaaaatgttcaattttttttacatgggttttgtctttacatttgttttttccccctaaaaatattaaaatcagcCTAACAAACTGCCATATGTATTAGTAGGATATCAAATATACTGATTCAAGAAACAATCTAATGTCCTAATAGCTTAATACGTGTCATATATTATATTCTACTGGTTGTAATACGATGAACCTGGAGAACCTTGAATGACCGAGAGGGCCTCGACAGcgtataaatgtacatttatatatatagtgtgtattATCAAGGAAAATGAATGACCTTAAACCAATTTTCCAGCACTGGAGAGCaaggctgggtatcatttaaaagtgacactgataccaactgactacttcatttgatacccatcatgttaatagaagcattaaattgtataaaatgttgtgCAATTcatcaaattcaccacgacttcaccaccacagaagggttgtagctgctgtggcagtggaccaattaCACATTGTGTTAAATTGaagaacgcttgcattgattggctgtgagcaagtccatacaaacagtcatattttataactctgggtgcaaaaaaggatcgattggaggtatcgtttgacgggagacgttttaATACTAcatggtatcgatttattttggttgacgccttaaccctttacatactgatcatattctgactaataattagtctctacatcaattcacattcataaatcccccCATCAGTCATCAATGTTTGATTACACTTAtggaaaaatcattattttatgatacaggtgaacattttatagaatatgatgaatataggTCAAAtctgtacatttgcatatataaaaatgtgtaccAGCTGCACaagaatttaaaatgattgtgCATTTTAATtcccatttttgtaaactggttaacccttaaacaggcaggagtggaaaataagattttaattatttttattaactttGATGTTACTAGGCATTTCATTTGCTATTAaggcaaaaacattttttatatgtatgtatcccctggtgcacgttgcctgttttaaggggttaaaaataaatatttaacagtgtttttacagctctcaaatgtaaaaaatgaagttatgtgagggttaaaagtATCGAGtgccgatacccagccctagtggAGTGGAGGGTCAGTCACAGATCACACAAATGTCGGACAGGTGAGACACAAAGTAGATGATTTTATGAgtgaaatgagtaaaaaaaataaaataaaaaccacacCTTCAAATTGTATTTTCTGAAACAATGTTTGGCAACAGAGGAACAAGTCTTCATATCTTCCAAAAATCAACGATATCAACTTTTAACAAAACCTTTCTCTGTGGTGTATTTAAGGCGCTGCAAACCCACACAGTATTTTTCATTGCTCTCTGGCTCATTAAGAACTTAGTTTGTCAAGAATTGAGAAAAGAATAATTACTTTGTAGTTTGtcaatgtgcaaataaaaacaaggacAGCGtgaaagctgtcaatcaaaccctcacacacacacacacacagctctgatattacagtaaatgtgggGGGTGGGacgacaggtgtgtgtgtgtggaggggcaTTAATCTGCATTCGTCCACGTCGGGGTAAACGatacatgtgatttttttacattaatgttaCAGAGAAGACACTTTAGTAATTATCGTATTTACAATCATTTACAAccgtttttcctttttttcgtTTTGTTCAAATGCTGcgacatgtttttaaaagttagtAAGATTACAGTCAAAACTATTCTAAGAGATATAAAGAGTGGAGAGGCAcattttttctccacagagGACATTTAGACTTTTAatagtaagaaaaaaacaggtgtaaatataaaattaaggACTCCAGCTTCACGATCTTGGTCTCGAGCTTGTTGGCTCTTTGTTCCGACCTACTGGGACGCTTTAATAGATCAAAGCTATCGTTAAATTAACCGCAACCTGCAATTTTCCatctatgacaagtcaaaatgtctgccgTGATAAAGACCTTCTTTCTCAGTGTAAGAAGGATGTGCAGTCTCGGTTGCTTTTACCTAAATTATAACTCAAATTTGCAAAACGTGTCAGtcttgatatttttaaaaggccTCTTAGTCACTTCCTGCACCGACCCGAGCTCGTGCGGTGAGCCGGGTTTCCAGGCGTTAAAGATACCTTGTCGTCATCTTCAATGCTTTGGCTTACGACACTTGCTCAGTGATGGGAcattcctgctcctcctctcgtATCCTCCCGGCCGCCCgctccctctcctcctgctcGTGTAGGGAGTTCTGCCCCGTGGTTTTGCCGTGCTGCTCCTTCAGGTGGCGTCGCAAGGCGGGCTTGTGGGCGAAGCGGGCGTGGCAGTAGGCGCAGCGGTGCGGGCGCTCGCCGCTGTGCAGGTTCATGTGGTCTATCAGCGTGGACTTCTGGGTGAACGTCTTGTAGCACAGCGGGCACTGGTGGGTCTTGCCGGCGCCCCGGTGCACCGCCATGTGCCGGGTGAGGTTGGCGGAGTGGTGGAAGTGTTTGCCGCAGCAGGGGCACGCGTACAGCATGTGAGCGGTTCGGGAGTGGATGGCGAGGGTGTGCGCCGATGGGAACGTGATGCCGCAGTCCTCGCAGATGACGGGCCCGGACACGCTCGACGTTGACCCCACCACCGCCACGGACTCGTCTCCGCCTTCGTTCGTCAACGCGGAGCTCCCCTCGCCAGCGCCGCAGCCAGAATCCTCAAGGGCGAACTGGCTCAAACTGTTGGCGGCCATTGGGGAGACCTCTTCTCCCTGAGC from Scomber scombrus chromosome 16, fScoSco1.1, whole genome shotgun sequence includes the following:
- the nelfe gene encoding negative elongation factor E, giving the protein MVVFPSSLTEEEEALQKKYAKLKKKKKALLALKKQSSTSQTNQSGLKRTLSDQPVVDTATATEQAKMLIKSGAISAIKSENKNSGFKRSRMLEIKLKDPEKGPIPAFLPFQRSVSTDEELPESAKRAQRKSLYESFVSSRDRYRDEDDGGSMSSAREMDRDRERERDRDRDLDRERERDRDRERERERDRDRERDRDRDRDRERERCREREREPEREREREQSRERERDRNMDRERERDQPFRRSDSYPERRGVRKGNTVYVYGSGLVEDSLRYAFSQHGTIIDLSMDNPRNCAFITFEKMESADQAVAELNGSMVGDINIKVSIARKQPMLDAATGKSVWASLAVQNSTKGSYRDKRNQVVYSEDLFGNP